The region CATCTGCGCTGGGTTCATTTGATCTTCGTCTAAAAGCACGTGCAGAATTTGTGGATGAAGACCGAATAGGCCGGGAATGATGCGGAAGCCTTCAAGGACGCTCCAGCTTTTGAAATAACCCATGAACTCAATGCCCGTCGTGTCTTCCGGGGGAACTTCACCATAACTCGTAAGCAGAACCACCTCATGTTGTTGGCTTTTCAAAGCCTGAGCCAACTGCCAAGAAGTCGCGTTCACATGTTTGCTTACAAGGATTATTTTCGCCATTCAATTCCTAAAGCTTTGTAGATCTTGTGCAGAATCTTGCGATTGGCCTCTGGAATATTGCGATGTTTGAGCTCTTCAGGATGAATCCACTCTAACATCATGTGGTGCTTAGCCCGAGGCTCGCCCTTCCAATACAGGATTTCATAAAATAATATGAGAATCCCTACATCTCCATAAGAGTGTGTACACGCAAGTTTTAATTCGCCAACATCGGCTTCGATGCCCAACTCTTCATTGAGCTCGCGAGACAGAGCCTCTTCAGGTGTTTCCCCATTTTCAATTTTTCCGCCGGGGAATTCCCATTGACCTGCTAAAGAGTTGTTTTCGGGACGTTGACCGACCAATATTTTGCCATCTTTACGCAAAAAACCCGCGACGACAGGAATCCAATGACCTTTTCGGATCTTGGATTTTTTGGGTTTTGTTTCGATAGCGCTATCGTCCGTCATTATACCTTCTAGCTACATCATGGAAGAAATTCGGTCCATGAAACACAAGTGCACTATAAATTTGAACAAGATCTGCGCCCATTTGCAATCTTTCAAAGACATCTTCGGGTGTTAAAATGCCCCCGACGCTGACCAGAAGAAGACCCTCACGTTTTTTGCCTAAACTTTCAACAGCCACTTTCAGAGCTCTTTGTGAAAGCTCCTTTAAAGGGGCGCCGGAAAGGCCTCCTTCTTCAGGAAAATGGCAGCCCGCAGGACGGGAAAGAGTGGTGTTTGTTAGCACAAAACCATCGACCCCTAATTCCTGACAGTTGACGACGGTTTCGGCCAAAGCCTCGTCGCCCATGTCAGGTGAAAGTTTAACCAAAACCGGTGTGGGTTCGAAATGGGAAACACGGTCCACGATGGGGCCGATTAAAGAGCGCAGATTTTCTTTCTTCTGCAGCTCTCGCAAGCCCTTCGTGTTCGGACTGGAAATATTCACGACGAAAGCATCTGCGAAAGGACGGAATTTATCGACAAGAAAAAGATAATCCAGAACGGCTTGATTGTTCGGCGTGTAGCGATTCTTTCCAATATTCACGAAGATCGGCGTGCGATAATTCGGAGCATAGTAAGTCAGATTATAGAAAGTCTCTTCCGCGCCATCGCTAGGAAAGCCCATCTTGTTCCACATCGCCCTGAGCTTGAGATCACGATCCAAAATTTTTCCGGGGTTGGGTGTCTGTGGCAAAGGTGTGACCGTGCCGACTTCGACGAAGCCACAGCCGAGTGACCACCATTCTTTCAAGTGTTCGGCGTTTTTATCAACACCGCCGGCAATGCCCAGTGGATTTTTGAAATGAAGATCGCGCCAAGTGAAGCTTTTCCACTCCGGCGTTTTTCTTCCGTGAATCAAAGAGTAGAGAGGTAAACCCCAAGAGCTCAGATCGTGAGCCCATTGAGGTGGTAAGAGCATCCAGGGTTTCATAGTGCGCCTCGCGCAGGAGGTGGAGCGGCCGAAGCCGCGCAACCGAACTTAATCATCGAGGATATAGGCCTCTTAGAAGCATCGCTTTTTCAAGACGTTGAACTGAAACCGCCATAGCTGCAGATCTCATGTCGACGTTTTTCTCTTTAGAAAGCGCGTAACCTTTATCGAAGGCTTTCGTGATGATACCTTTCAAACGACCGTTCACTTCTTCTTCGTCCCAGAAGAACGACATGATGTCTTGAACCCATTCGAAGTAAGAAACGATCACACCGCCACCATTCGCAATAACGTCTGGAGCGATGAAGATACCACGTTTATGAAGGATTTTTGTCGCGGCATTTGTGACAGGACCGTTGGCACCTTCACAGATGATTTTCGCTTGAACCTTTTCAGCATTGTGAGTGTCGATTTGGTTTTCAAGAGCACAAGGGAATAAAGCATCACACTTTACTTCAAGCAATTCTTCATTGCTGATCGGTTGCGCTTTTGGATAGCCCTTCAAGAACTTGTGCGCTTTCACGTACTCTATTACTTCTGGAATATCCAGGCCATCGCCATTGTAAATACCGCCAGAAACGTCAGACACCGCAACGATGCGTGCGCCACGTTCGTGAGCAAATTTCGCCGCGAAAGAACCGACGTTACCGAAGCCTTGAATTGCGATAGCGGAACCCGCCATTTTCATACCGCAGACTTCGAAAGCTTTTTCAGCCACGTAAACCACACCCAAGCCGGTTGCATGGTTACGACCTAAAGAACCACCGATTTCAACCGGTTTCCCAGTGACGACACCAGGTTGCGCGAAGCCACCTTGCTCTTGGGAGTAAGTGTCCATGAACCAAGCCATCGTTTGTGGGTCCGTGCCCACGTCAGGCGCTGGAATATCTTTAGTGGGGCCTACGAAAGGGCCAATTTCAGAAGCGTAACGACGAGTCAGGTTTTGCTTTTCCGTGCGGGAAAGTTTTGTTGGATCAACAGTGATACCGCCTTTGGCTCCACCCAAAGGAAGACCAAGAACGGAGTTTTTGAAAGTCATCAAAGCGGCAAGACCGACAACTTCAGAAAGATCGACATTTTGGTGATAACGGATACCACCCTTGTAAGGGCCCAAGGTTGGTGAATATTGCACGCGGTACCCAGTGAAAACTTTGACGCTGTAGTCGTCCATGCGAACGGGAACTGAAACTGTGATGGTGCGACGAGGACGCTTCAAGCGCTCTAGGACGTTCGGGTCACAGTTAATAATTTTTGCCGCTTCTTCGAGAGTTTGAAGAGCGTTCCTGAAAAGAGGCCCGTCATAAACCGGCTCTATCTTGTGTTCCATGATTTGTGTCTCCTTAAAAATACACTCGCCCGAGTCTAATGAAGCAAATACTCAAAGTCACTCCGGAAAAAGGAGATGACTCAGTGGTTCTTATTGGCCACAATCAGGGCCTATGCTTCGGTCTTGTTTTACCCTCTTAGGTCTTGTTGTTGTCTCTCTCCCGGTCTTTGCCAGTAGTCCGCAACGCGCCTTCATGGAACAGTTCAATAGTTCGCGCATTGAATTTCCGGCGGAATCGTCGCCAATCCTGACTGACGCGTCGGGGCAGTATCCAGAGCCCCTGAACTTTCTGTTTAACAACGTTATTAGCTGGATTCCTCGCGGTGAGCCGAAGCTTTTTAGTGTCGCTTGTGACCCCGATATCTGGGGACAGCGCTTAAAAGACCCGCGTCTTAAAAACTCATCGCAACTTCAAGGCGCTTTGCTTCAGAAGTACTTCCAAGAATGCCGCACAGAGCTTGAGACAGGTGACAACGGCTATTTCGCAAATATGAGTATGCTGACCATGAAATATGATCCTTTTGGTCATCCCTTTCTTCGTCGCGTTGTCATCAACCTGCCTGGGAATATCAAGCTGAAGGGGCTTTTAGGTTTAAAGGGAGATTTTAAACGCCGACCCATGGTGATTATCCGCCTGGGGATTTTCGCTAACAGCGAGGATTTCAAAGCCGAGCGCGCCTGGATGATGATGCTATTTGAGCAATCACCTTTCAATGTTCTGTTGTTGGAAAACATGTCCAGCGGTCAGTTCGTCACGAATAACAATCAGTTTTCTTTCGGCGGTTACGACGAGGGAATTCAAAATTTGCTGATCGCAAAGCTTCTCAATGACAACAATGAACCGCTTTCTCAGTTGGTCGATTCGGTGCATTTTTTCGGGATCAGTTTAGGTGGGCACGGCATCTTGTTTGCCTCTTTGTTGAATAAGTACAACTCGTCGGCGGCACGGCCGCTGATGCAAAGTTTTACGGCGATGTGCCCGGTCGTTGACTTGAACGCGACAATGCTCAGCTTGACGAACAGTGGTGTGAAATCCGCGTTCGTGGATCTATGGGGGCGGCAACGGTTGAGTGCGCTTGAAGAAAAAATACCCGCACTGGTCAGTTATGACAGCTTTTCGTTTCTTTCGACGACAATCACCGAGGTGGCGCGCACCTATAAGGGCGGATTGTCTTACATCTCCAGTATAAAGCTGCCGCCGGGGATGAAAGATGGTCCTGATTTTTGGGAGCTCAATAACTTTTGGAAGTTTTATAAAAACATTGAACAACCGGTGCTGATTTTTGCGACCGAGCAAGATCCCGCCGTTCCATTCAATATCAATTCGCAACGACTGCAGAATAAAGATTTGAAAGTCGACAGCAAAAACATTCGCGTGGTGGATCTGCCGCAGGGAATTCATTGCTCCTTGCCGATCGCCTATGATTGGGGTGCGCTGACAACCCTTTTGCAGGCACAAATTCTTTCTCATTCTCCCGGTTTTAAAATGACCGAAAGATCTTTGGCCATTGATCTGGCCGACGACGAGTGGAAGGGCTTTTTCGACAAAGGGTCATCAGTGAAATTCACGGTGAATGAGCCAGCAAAAAAATCCGGTTTTGCGACGGTGGAACTAGAACTGGAAAATGCCGCAGGCAAAGAAAAGACCATGAATTTAAGCCTGCCGCTTTCGCAGTTTGATTTTCGTTTTTTGAATAAAGAATTGAGTGAATCAGAGCAAGAGATGATTGTGCGTTGGCTCAATCAAAATCTGCATTTGTCCATCGAGACGACTCAAAAGACGCCTGTTTTAAAAGCCACCTGGCCGGTGGCCTTGTAAAACAACGGCCCCGTTTTTAGAAGCGGTTGGCGTCCAGAACTTGCAGATCGACGAAAGGCTTTTTACCTTCGATCAAATCAGAAACCAACAGTCCCGTGCCCGTGCCACTTTGCAGCCCCAGCATCTGATGACCTAAAGCTAAGACCAAATTTGCAATCTTGTTGTGGTAGCCGATCAAAGGCACACCGTCCGGAGTGCAGGGGCGAAGACCTGCCCAAAGCTCTTGAACTTGCAGTTGTTCAGGTAAGTGCAAAAATTCGCGTGCGCCCTTTTTGATGTTATCCACCCGCTTGGGGGTGATTGAAAAATCTTGATCGACCAGTTCTAAAGTTCCGGCAATTCTTAAAGAATTCTGACGGGGAGTGATGGCGATTTTCTTTTCTACCAACATCATCGGATATTGGGGTTGTTTTTCCAAAGGGGGGACGATCATGGCGTAGCCTTTGCCTCCCAAAACTGGCACTCGTAAGCGCATCATGCGCGCAAGATCCTTGGACCAGCTTCCCGTCGCCATGACGACGTGTTGGGCTTTGATTTCACCTTGGGATGTCACCACTTTTTCGATTCTGTTGCCGGTAACGGGCAGATCCTGCAGTGTGCAGTTTTCAAGGATCTCACCACCGTGAGTGCGAATTTCTTGCGCTAAGGCCTGCACCACTTGATAGGGTTCAGCCATGGCCTCTTTTTCGAAGTAAACTCCACCTAGAAGGGCGGGCTTTAATGCAGGCTCCATGCTGCAAATCTCGTCGGAATTCAGCACTCGTCCCGGGACACCTAAATCTTTCACATAGTTCAATTCCTCTATGGCAGCGGCAACACCCGCCTGCGTTTTGG is a window of Bdellovibrio sp. ArHS DNA encoding:
- the mutT gene encoding 8-oxo-dGTP diphosphatase MutT — translated: MTDDSAIETKPKKSKIRKGHWIPVVAGFLRKDGKILVGQRPENNSLAGQWEFPGGKIENGETPEEALSRELNEELGIEADVGELKLACTHSYGDVGILILFYEILYWKGEPRAKHHMMLEWIHPEELKHRNIPEANRKILHKIYKALGIEWRK
- a CDS encoding quinone-dependent dihydroorotate dehydrogenase — its product is MKPWMLLPPQWAHDLSSWGLPLYSLIHGRKTPEWKSFTWRDLHFKNPLGIAGGVDKNAEHLKEWWSLGCGFVEVGTVTPLPQTPNPGKILDRDLKLRAMWNKMGFPSDGAEETFYNLTYYAPNYRTPIFVNIGKNRYTPNNQAVLDYLFLVDKFRPFADAFVVNISSPNTKGLRELQKKENLRSLIGPIVDRVSHFEPTPVLVKLSPDMGDEALAETVVNCQELGVDGFVLTNTTLSRPAGCHFPEEGGLSGAPLKELSQRALKVAVESLGKKREGLLLVSVGGILTPEDVFERLQMGADLVQIYSALVFHGPNFFHDVARRYNDGR
- a CDS encoding Glu/Leu/Phe/Val dehydrogenase, translating into MEHKIEPVYDGPLFRNALQTLEEAAKIINCDPNVLERLKRPRRTITVSVPVRMDDYSVKVFTGYRVQYSPTLGPYKGGIRYHQNVDLSEVVGLAALMTFKNSVLGLPLGGAKGGITVDPTKLSRTEKQNLTRRYASEIGPFVGPTKDIPAPDVGTDPQTMAWFMDTYSQEQGGFAQPGVVTGKPVEIGGSLGRNHATGLGVVYVAEKAFEVCGMKMAGSAIAIQGFGNVGSFAAKFAHERGARIVAVSDVSGGIYNGDGLDIPEVIEYVKAHKFLKGYPKAQPISNEELLEVKCDALFPCALENQIDTHNAEKVQAKIICEGANGPVTNAATKILHKRGIFIAPDVIANGGGVIVSYFEWVQDIMSFFWDEEEVNGRLKGIITKAFDKGYALSKEKNVDMRSAAMAVSVQRLEKAMLLRGLYPR
- a CDS encoding FAD-dependent oxidoreductase; its protein translation is MQKEYDVLIVGAGIIGTSIGAELARRGAKVAVIDKGTVGRGCSYGNAGWMTPCFAMPLPMPGMLLKSMKWLLDPASPLYIKPSLSLDLASWLFQFMKAMNETQARRAVDALVVLSQKSLTEYEKLGQKYPEIFFQQKGLLMVSKTQAGVAAAIEELNYVKDLGVPGRVLNSDEICSMEPALKPALLGGVYFEKEAMAEPYQVVQALAQEIRTHGGEILENCTLQDLPVTGNRIEKVVTSQGEIKAQHVVMATGSWSKDLARMMRLRVPVLGGKGYAMIVPPLEKQPQYPMMLVEKKIAITPRQNSLRIAGTLELVDQDFSITPKRVDNIKKGAREFLHLPEQLQVQELWAGLRPCTPDGVPLIGYHNKIANLVLALGHQMLGLQSGTGTGLLVSDLIEGKKPFVDLQVLDANRF